The Sandaracinus amylolyticus genomic interval ACCGCGCGGGACAAGCCCTCGGTGCGCTCACCATCGCGCTGGCGCTCGCGCTCGGTGGGAGCGCCTCGTCGCCCGCCGTCCTCGCGATCGTGCTCGGGCTCGCCCTGCTCTGGATCGCGGTCGCAGTGGGTACCCACCGCCGGTACCTCACGATCTTCCGCTCGCGGCTCGACGGCTTCGAGCCCGATCCGCGCATCCCGCTGCCGAGCCCCGCGCTCGGCGCGCAGGCGCTCGAGACCGTGCTCCGCTCGCTCTCGCTCGACGCGACGAAGTGCCTCTCTGCGCTGCGCCTGCTCGAGCGACACGGGCGCGCCGAGCTCGTGCCCACGTCGCTGCTCGCGCATCCGTCCACCGCGGTGGTGCTCGCGACGACCGAGCTCCTGGTGCGCGCGGACCGCACCGATGCCTCGGCGCACCTCGTCCGGCTCCTCGCGCGCTCCGACGACGTGGTGCGAGCGCGCGCGGCCGCGGCGCTGCTCGAGCTCGGCGCGAGCACGCTCGACGTCGAGCCGCTCCTCGCGGATCGCTCGGCTGCGGTGCGCGCCGTGGCGCGCGTGGTGCTTGCGACGCGCGCCGGAGAGGACGCGGCCGCGCGGCTCACCGAGCTCGTCGACGCCGCCGAGAGCGCCGACCCCGAGACGCGGATCGCGATCTTGCGCGCGCTCGCGCACGCGCCCGCGCGGCCCGAGCTCGACGTGTTGGTCACGCGGCTCGTCGCGCGCGGTGGGCCCGAGATCGCCGACGAGCTCGCGACGCTCGCGATCTCGCGGCCTCACCGCGCGCTGGCGGGCGTGCTCGTCGACCGGCTCTCCGCGCGACCCACGCGCGCCGCGGTGCACCAGGCGCTCGTCGCGATCGGCGATGCCGGCCTCGAGGCGCTGGTCGCCCGGATCGGCGACGCGCCGCGCGCGATGCGCCTGCTGCTCCCCGACGCGATCGCCGCGCACCTCACGCCGCGAGCAGGCGCCGCGCTCCGCGACTGGCTCGACTCCGAGGACGACGGCGCGGTGCGCTACCGGATCTTGCGCGCGATGGGCCGCTTCGCACGCGAGGGCGGACCGCTGCCGCACGACGTCGCTCGCACGATGGATCGACTGCTCGAGCGCACGCTGCGCCGCCTCGTGAAGCTCGCGTCGTGGCGCGCTCACGTGCACGCACGCTACGGCGAGCTCGCGCGGACGGACGCGCACGTCGCGCTGCTCGACGCGCTCCTCCTCGACAAGCAGCGCGCGACGATGGAGCGCGCCTTTCGGGTGATCGGGCTCCGCGGGCTGCGCGGCGAAGATCCCGAGGTGCTCTTCCGCGGCCTGCGCGCCGGCGATCGGACGTCGCGCGAGAGCGCGCGCGAGCTCCTCGATCATGCGCTCGACGGACGCGTGCGCGATGCGCTCCTCGCGCTCACCGACGACGACCCCGTGGCGTCGCAGGCGTCGCGCGCCGCGGCCGCGCTGGGCGTGACGCTGGCGATCGATCCCGACGCGATCGAGCGCGAGCTCGCGGCCGACGGTAGCGACATGGTGCGACGCGTCGCCGCCCGTGCAGCGGGGCGTCGATGAGCGACGCGACGGCGAGCGCCGAGCGCGAGCTCTGGGGACTGCGGCTCGCGCAGCTGTTCGCGCTCCCGCTCGCGAGCGCGGGACCGCTCGTGCAGCGTGGGCGTCTGCGTCGCTTCGCGCCGCGCGACATCCTCGCGGCTCCGGGCCGTCCGCTCGACGAGCTCCACTGGGTGCTCGACGGATCGGTCGAGGTGACGCGCCTCGGTCGCGCGTATGGTCGTGCGGGCGCGGGCGACGCCGTCGCGGCGATCGTCGCGTGGGCGCGCGATCCGATCGGCGTCGGTGCGATCGCGACCACGACGACGCACACGCTCTCGTTCCCCGCCGATCGTCTCTCGACGCTGCTCGAGGGACGCTCGCCGCTCTTCGAGCCTTCGCTGCGCAGCGTCGCGCGCGACGCGATCGCGATCCGCAGGCGGCTCGGCGCGAGCGCAGGCTACGTGCCCGGCGCCGACGCGGAGCGCGCGCCCGACCTCCTCGATCCCGTCGACCGCATGCTGCTGGTGCGCGACGCCACCGGGGGCGCGCGCAACACGCGCATCGAGGCGATCGCGGACCTCGCGTCGGTCGCGATGCCGGTCGAGCTCGCGGCGGGACAGGCGCTCTGGCGCGCCGGCGACGCGCGCAGCGGCTGGTGCCTGCTGCTCGCGTCGGGCGAGATCATCGGTCGCGCCCGCGAGCCCGATCAGACCTTCGTGCACCGGCGCGGCGACGCCGCCGGTCTGCTCGACGCGTTCGCCGCGACGCCGCGATGGTACGACGCGACCGTGCAGCGCACCGCGTCGGCGCTCCGCATCGAGCGCGACGATCTCCTCGAGATCATCGGCGATCACCCGGCGCTCCAGGACGAGATGTTCCAACGGATGGGCGGCGCCGCGCTGCGCGCGCTCGATCGCTGAACCACAAGCGCATCCAACGCGGCGATCGTGATCGGCGGCACGCCGGATCGGTGGCCGATCTCACTCCCGCACCGCGCCGCTGGCACCGCGTCGTCGATCTCCATCCCGGCGAGTGGCCGATCGCGATCCTCCTCGCGCTCGACCTCTTCGTCGTGCTCGTCGCGTACTACGTGCTCAAGACCGCGCGCGAGCCGCTCGTGCTCGCGACCGGCGGGGCCGAGATGAAGTCCTACGCCGCCGCGGTGCAGGCGCTCGTCCTCGTGCCGCTCGTGCCGATGTACGGCCGCCTCGTCGCGCGCGTCCGCCGCGAGCGCTTCGTGCCCGCCGTCATCGCGGTGTTCATCGTGTGCGTCGGTCTCTTCGCGATCGCGGCCGGCCTGCGCGCGCCCGGGATCGGCATCGCGTTCTACGTGTGGGTCGGCATCTTCAGCCTCGCGGTGGTCGCGCAGTTCTGGTCGGTCGCGAACGACGTGCTCACCGAGGAGCAGGGCAAGCGCATCTTCCCGGTGGTCGCCTCGGGCGCGACGATCGGCGCCGCGTCGGGCGCGCGGATCGCGTCGTGGCTCTTCGACGCGGGCCTCGGCGTGATCGCGCTCTTCGGCGTCGCGGCCGCGCTCCTCGCGCTGCACCTCGTCTGCACCGTCGTCGCGATGCGGCTCCATCCGCCGACGCCGCACGCCGAGCACCACGAGGAGACCAACGGGTTCCTCCTGGTCTGGAAGAGCCCGTACCTCCGCGCGATCGCGCTGATGATGCTGATCGCGAACCTCGTGAACACCGTCGGCGAGTACGTGCTCGGCCGCACCGCGGTCGAGTCCGCCGAGGCCGCGCTCGCGCTCGCCGAGGGCGTCGCGGATCCCCGCGCGTTCGTGGAGGCCCGCGTCGGCGCGTTCTACGGCGAATTCTTCTTCCAGGTGAACGTCGTCGCGATCGCGCTCCAGCTCCTCGTCGCGTCGTCGCTGGTGCGCTTCCTCGGCACGCGCGGCGCGATCGCCGCGCTCCCCATCGTCGCGCTCGGCTCGTACGCGATGATCGCCGCGGGCGCGACGCTCGCGATCGTGCGCGCCGCGAAGGTCGCGGAGAACGCGACCGACTACTCGATCATGAACACCGGCCGCGCGCTGCTCTGGCTGCCGACGACGCCGATAGAGAAGTACAGCGCGAAGCAGGCGATCGACGCGTTCTTCGTGCGCGCCGGTGACGTCCTCGCGGCCGCGGTGGTGTTCGTCGGGGCCGAGGTGATCGAGCTCGGCGTCGAGGGGTTCGCGGCGCTCAACGTGGCGCTCTGCGGCGCGTGGCTCGTGCTCGTCGCCTCGCTCGCGAAGAAGCACGACGCGCTGTCTCGCGCGCGCTGATCGCGCCACGCAAGGCCGTTCAACGACGCGCGCGTCTCTCGACCCAGGCTCTCCGCAGACCCACTCAGGAGAGATCATGCCCAAGGCCACGACCACCGTTCCGAAGTCGCTCCTCTCGCCCTCCGATCACACGCTGCTCCTCGTCGACCATCAGTCGCAGATGGCGTTCGCGGCGCAGTCGATCGACGGGATCACACTGCGCACCAACGCGGCGCTCGTGGCGCGCTCCGCGCGCGTGTTCGACGTCGCGACCATCGTCACTACGGTCGCCGAGAAGAGCTTCTCCGGGCCTCTCTTCCCCGAGATCCCGAAGGCGCTCCCCGAGCACACCGCGATCGATCGCACGACCATGAACCCCTTCGAGGACGCGAACGTCGTCGAGCGCATCAACGCGCTCGGCAAGGACCGCCTCGTGATCGCGGGGCTCTGGACCTCGGTGTGCGTCGCGGGCCCGGTGCTCACGGCGCTCGAGCAGGGCTTCGAGGTGTTCGTCGTGACCGACGCGTGCGGCGACGTGTCGCCCGAGGCGCACGAGCGCGCGGTGAGCCGCATGGTGCAGGCCGGTGCGCGCCCGATCACGGCGCTCGCGTACCTGCTCGAGCTGCAGCGCGACTGGGGCCGCGCGCGCACCTACGACGCCGTGATCGACGTCGCGAAGGATCACGGCGGCGGCTACGGGCTCGGCATCCAGTACGCGAAGTCGATGTTCGGCGCGTCGGAAGGCGGGCACTGAGATGACGCGCCCGAGCGGGTGCGAAGGGAGGTCGCCGTGAAGCTCTACGTCGTGTCCCTCCTGGCCGGCGCGCTGGTCGGGATCGTGTACGCCGTGATCGACGTGCGCTCACCCGCGCCCCCGCTCGTCGCGCTCGTCGGTCTGCTCGGCATGCTGCTCGGCGAGCAGGTCGTGCCGGTGGCGCGGCGGATGTCGCGCGGAGAGCCGATCACCGCGGCGTGGATCGCCTCGGAGTGCGTGCCGCGCATCACCGGCGCGCCGCCCTCGGAGCCCGAGCGCGAGGAGCACGCGCGATGACCGATCTCGTCGTGCACGGTGCCGCGATCACCACGCTCGATCCCCGCAGGCCCACCGCGACCGCGCTCGCGGTGCGCGACGGGCGCTTCTTCGCGGTGGGTGACGACGCGGAGATCATGGCGCTCAGCGAGCCGCACACGCGCGTGATCGACGGGCGCAAGCGCCGGCTGATCCCAGGCCTCGTCGACAGCCACATCCACGTGATCCGCGGCGGGCTCCACTACAACCTCGAGCTCCGCTGGGACGGAGTGCGCTCGCTCGCCGACGCGATGGCGATGCTCGCGCGCCAGGTCGAGGTGACGCCCGCGCCGCAGTGGGTGCGCGTCGTCGGCGGCTTCACCGAGCACCAGTTCGTCGAACGGCGACTGCCCACGCTCGACGAGCTCAACCGCGTCGCGCCCGAGACGCCGGTGTTCATCCTCCACCTCTACGATCGCGCGCTGCTGAACCGCGCCGCGCTGCGCGCGTGCGGCTACACGAAAGACACGCCCGATCCGCCGGGCGGACAGCTCGAGCGCGACGCGCGCGGCGAGCCCACGGGGCTCCTCCTCGCGAAGCCGAACGCGTACATCCTCTACGCGACGCTCGCGAAAGGCCCGGTGCTCCCGCCGGAGCAGCAGATCGGCTCGACGCGACACTTCATGCGCGAGCTCAACCGGCTCGGCGTGACCTCGGTGATCGACGCGGGCGGCGGGTTCCAGAGCTATCCCGACGACTACGCGATCGTCCGCGAGCTCGCGGCGCGGGGCGAGCTCACGCTGCGCATCGCCTACAACCTGTTCACCCAGCGCAAGGGCGAGGAGCTCGCCGACTTCGCGCGCTGGACGAAGATGGTGCGGCCCGGCGACGGCGACGACACCTTCCGCCACAACGGCGCGGGCGAGATGCTCGTGTTCTCCGCGGCGGACTTCGAGGACTTCCGCGAGCCTCGCCCCGAGCTCTCGCCCTCGATGGAGCCCGAGCTCGAGCAGGTCGTGCGCCTGCTCGCCGAGCATCGCTGGCCGTGGCGCCTCCACGCGACGTACGACGAGACGATCACGCGCGCGCTCGACGTGCTCGAGCGCGTGAGCCGCGACGTGCCGTTCGACGGCCTGCACTGGATGATCGATCACGCCGAGACGATCTCGCAGCGGAACATCGATCGCGTCGCGGCGCTCGGCGGCGGCATCGCGGTGCAGCACCGCATGATGTTCCAGGGCGAAGAGTTCGTGCGCCGCTACGGCGCCGAGGCCGCGGAGCGCACGCCGCCGATCCGCGCGATGCTCGCGTCCGGCGTGCCGGTCGGCGCCGGCACCGACGCGACGCGCGTCGCGTCGTACAACCCGTGGGTCGTGCTCTCGTGGCTCGTCACGGGTCGCACGCTCGGCGGCCTCTCGCTCTATCGCCAGTCGAACCTCGTCGATCGCGAGACCGCGCTCCGCCTTCTCACCGAGCGCAACGCGTGGTTCTCGTCGGAGGAAGGCAAGAAGGGCCGCATCGAGGCCGGTCAGCTCGCGGACTTCGCGATCCTCTCCGACGACTACTTCGCAGTCGCCGACGATCGCATCGCCGAGCTCGAGTCGGTCCTCACGGTGCTCGGCGGCCGCGTCGTGCACGGCGCAGGGCCCTTTGGAGCGCTCGCGCCGCCGCCTCCTCCCGCGGCGCCCGACTGGTCGCCGGTGCGCACGCGAGCCAGCGCCGCGCCTCGCACGACGACGCGCGCGCGCTGCGTCGCGCATCCGACTCCGCGCCGCGTCTCGCCTCCGTCGGTCGACGACGCGAGCGCGTTCTGGGGCGCGCTCGGCTGCTCGTGCTGGGCATTCTGATCATGAGCCGCGCTCCCACCGACACACCGGCGCGCGATCGCGCCGTCGACCTCGCACTTCTGCTCCAGCGCGTCGCGTCGGGCGCGCTGCTGTGGGCGTTCCACGTGCGGCCCAAGCTCGAGCGCTTCGACGAGGAGCTCGCGACCTTCCCCGATCCCTTCGGCATCGGTCACCCCGCGAGCTTCGCGCTCGCCCTCCTGTCCGAAGGCCTCTGCAGCGTCGCGGTCGCGATCGGGATCGCCACGCGCCTCTCCGCCCTCGCGATCGTGCTCACGATGGGCACCGTGCTGATGCTCGCCGCGCGCGGGCTCGAGGGCGCCGACGTGCAATCGGCGCTGCTCTACGCGCTGCTCTATCTGTTGCCGATCGTCGCGGGCCCCGGGCACCTCTCGCTCGATCATCGGCTCCGCCATCGCTACGGCGCGATCCGTCGCCGCGTCGAGCGACGCATCCTCGCGTGGATCGCGAGCGAGGCATGAGCGAGCCGGGCGCTCCGAAGGTGCCCGCGCTGCTCGCGCTCACCTTCGTCACCGGCCTCGTCGACGCGGCGAGCGTGCTCGGGATGGGCCGGGTCTTCGTCGCGAACATGACGGGGAACGTCGTGTTCCTCGGCTTCGCGCTCGCGGGCGCGGAGAACGTGTCGATCGTCGCGTCGCTCGTCGCGATCGCCGCGTTCCTCGGGGGCGCGCTGATCGGCGGCCGCCTCTCGCACGCGCACGTGCGGCGCGGTGTGATCCGCGCGTTCGCGATCGAGCTCGCGTGCCTCGCGGTCGCCACCGGCGTCGCGACGCTCGAGGGGCCGTCGATCACGCTCGTGCTGATCGTGCTGCTCGGGCTCGCGATGGGGATCCGCAACGCGGTCGTGCGGAGCATGGCGATCCCCGACATGACGACGACCGTGCTCACGCTCACGCTCACCGGCCTCGCCGCCGACTCGTCCCTCGCGGGCGGGACGAACCCGCGCTGGGCCCGTCGCGTGGCCGCCGCGGTCACGATGCTGCTCGGCGCGCTCGCGGGCGCGCTCCTGCTGCGCTTCGCGCTCGCGTGGGTGATCGGCGCGGCCGCGATCGTCGAGGCCGTGGCGATCGTTCTGCTCGAGCGCGCGAGCGCGACGACGGCGATCGCGCAGCCCGCGAAGCGCCACGACTGATCGCGGTCAGACCGCCGATCGCTCCGGGCTCGCGAGCACGCCCGCGGCCCTGCCCAACGACGCCAGGACACGTCGATCGCGCGGCTGCGACGCGAGCGCCGCGTACGCGCCGGGCGTGAAGCCCATCACGCGCTTGAAGTGCCGGTTGAAGTGGCTCTGGTCCGCGAAGCCGCAGTGCAGCGCGACCTCGCGGCACACGGTGCCTCGCCCGAGCAGCGAGCGCGCGTGCTCGAGCCGGTGCTGCACCTGGAAGAGGTGCGGCGGCAGCCCGACCTCGCGGGTGAACACGCGCACCAGGTGGAACACCGACACGCCCGCGATCTCACCGAGCTCGTCGAGCGGCACGTTGCGCTGCCACTCCCGCTCGAGGTGCTCGCGCACCTTCCGCACGTAGCGTCGCTCGCGGCAGCGACCCGAGCCGTGCACCGTCGCGGCGTCGCTCTCGATCTCGCGCAGCAGGGACGCGAGCGAGCCGTCTTCGATCGCGTTGCGCTCGAGCGGCGAGCGCACGCGCACCGGCGCGAACGCTGTCGGCCCGATCCCGACGACCGCCGGCGGCGGCGGCGCGAGGTGGGCCAGGAGCACGTCGTTGGGCGCGCCGGGCGCAGGCGCGCTCCACGCGTGCACCTCGTGCGGCGGGATCAGCACGAGCGACCCCTCTGCGATCGCGATGGACGCGTGTCGCAGCGTCAGCGTGCGATCACCGGCGCGCACCTCGATCACGAGCGGGTGCGAGGCGCGCCGCCAGTCCGTCGCGGTGATCGCTCCGACGAACGTCTCCGCGGGCTCGAGGTCGCGCGCGGCGACGCGCAGCGAAGGAAGCTCGGACGGGAAGCGGGGCGCGAGGTGCAGGCTGGACATGCACCGAGCCTCGTCCGTCGAGGGGCCTCGCCACTTGGATCGGGTTGGCGCATCTGCGCTTTCCCGCGCTTCGATGGAACGCTCTTGCGCTCGCGTTGCAGCGCGGCCACGTCCGCGCGCCATCCTGCGAGGCATGTACCCCACCCAGAACGATCTCGACGTGCGCGTGCGGACCCGGATGGTCGAGCTCCTGAACGACCGCCTCTCCGCCACCATCGATCTCTTCAACCAGGCCAAGCAGGCGCACTGGAACGTGAAAGGCCCTGCGTTCCGCGCCCTTCACGAGCTCTTCGACGACGTCGCCGAGCACGTCGAGGAGTGGAGCGACACGATCGCGGAGCGCGCGGTCGCGCTCGGCGGCAACGCCGAAGGAACGACGCAGCGCGTGGCCGAGCGCACGTCGCTCCCCGCGTACCCGCTCGAGCTGCAGGCGGGCTCGGCGCACGTCGAGGCGTTCTCGAAGGTGCTCGCCGCGTACGCGGCGCTCGTGCGCGGAGCGATCCAGATCGCGACCGACGCCGGCGATGCCGACACCGCCGATCTGTTCACCGAGATCTCGCGCGAGGCCGACAAGGATCTCTGGATGGTCGAAGCGCACCACCCCCGGTATACGTGAGGCACCATCGGGCGCCGCGGCTCGCGCGCGCGCGGCGCCCGACCGTCAACGCCGTCCAACCCGCCGGTGCGTCCGGCGAGCAGGCTCTCTCGATGAAGCGCTTCGTCCCGGTCCACAACCGCGAGCAGCTGCAGGCCCTCCTCGCCGAGGCCGCCGAGGTCGAGCACGACCTCATGTGCTGTTATCTCTACGCCGCGTTCTCGCTGAAGGAC includes:
- a CDS encoding amidohydrolase; this encodes MTDLVVHGAAITTLDPRRPTATALAVRDGRFFAVGDDAEIMALSEPHTRVIDGRKRRLIPGLVDSHIHVIRGGLHYNLELRWDGVRSLADAMAMLARQVEVTPAPQWVRVVGGFTEHQFVERRLPTLDELNRVAPETPVFILHLYDRALLNRAALRACGYTKDTPDPPGGQLERDARGEPTGLLLAKPNAYILYATLAKGPVLPPEQQIGSTRHFMRELNRLGVTSVIDAGGGFQSYPDDYAIVRELAARGELTLRIAYNLFTQRKGEELADFARWTKMVRPGDGDDTFRHNGAGEMLVFSAADFEDFREPRPELSPSMEPELEQVVRLLAEHRWPWRLHATYDETITRALDVLERVSRDVPFDGLHWMIDHAETISQRNIDRVAALGGGIAVQHRMMFQGEEFVRRYGAEAAERTPPIRAMLASGVPVGAGTDATRVASYNPWVVLSWLVTGRTLGGLSLYRQSNLVDRETALRLLTERNAWFSSEEGKKGRIEAGQLADFAILSDDYFAVADDRIAELESVLTVLGGRVVHGAGPFGALAPPPPPAAPDWSPVRTRASAAPRTTTRARCVAHPTPRRVSPPSVDDASAFWGALGCSCWAF
- a CDS encoding hydrolase; protein product: MPKATTTVPKSLLSPSDHTLLLVDHQSQMAFAAQSIDGITLRTNAALVARSARVFDVATIVTTVAEKSFSGPLFPEIPKALPEHTAIDRTTMNPFEDANVVERINALGKDRLVIAGLWTSVCVAGPVLTALEQGFEVFVVTDACGDVSPEAHERAVSRMVQAGARPITALAYLLELQRDWGRARTYDAVIDVAKDHGGGYGLGIQYAKSMFGASEGGH
- the dps gene encoding DNA starvation/stationary phase protection protein Dps; its protein translation is MYPTQNDLDVRVRTRMVELLNDRLSATIDLFNQAKQAHWNVKGPAFRALHELFDDVAEHVEEWSDTIAERAVALGGNAEGTTQRVAERTSLPAYPLELQAGSAHVEAFSKVLAAYAALVRGAIQIATDAGDADTADLFTEISREADKDLWMVEAHHPRYT
- a CDS encoding NTP/NDP exchange transporter — protein: MADLTPAPRRWHRVVDLHPGEWPIAILLALDLFVVLVAYYVLKTAREPLVLATGGAEMKSYAAAVQALVLVPLVPMYGRLVARVRRERFVPAVIAVFIVCVGLFAIAAGLRAPGIGIAFYVWVGIFSLAVVAQFWSVANDVLTEEQGKRIFPVVASGATIGAASGARIASWLFDAGLGVIALFGVAAALLALHLVCTVVAMRLHPPTPHAEHHEETNGFLLVWKSPYLRAIALMMLIANLVNTVGEYVLGRTAVESAEAALALAEGVADPRAFVEARVGAFYGEFFFQVNVVAIALQLLVASSLVRFLGTRGAIAALPIVALGSYAMIAAGATLAIVRAAKVAENATDYSIMNTGRALLWLPTTPIEKYSAKQAIDAFFVRAGDVLAAAVVFVGAEVIELGVEGFAALNVALCGAWLVLVASLAKKHDALSRAR
- a CDS encoding cyclic nucleotide-binding domain-containing protein, with the translated sequence MSDATASAERELWGLRLAQLFALPLASAGPLVQRGRLRRFAPRDILAAPGRPLDELHWVLDGSVEVTRLGRAYGRAGAGDAVAAIVAWARDPIGVGAIATTTTHTLSFPADRLSTLLEGRSPLFEPSLRSVARDAIAIRRRLGASAGYVPGADAERAPDLLDPVDRMLLVRDATGGARNTRIEAIADLASVAMPVELAAGQALWRAGDARSGWCLLLASGEIIGRAREPDQTFVHRRGDAAGLLDAFAATPRWYDATVQRTASALRIERDDLLEIIGDHPALQDEMFQRMGGAALRALDR
- a CDS encoding DUF1427 family protein, whose amino-acid sequence is MKLYVVSLLAGALVGIVYAVIDVRSPAPPLVALVGLLGMLLGEQVVPVARRMSRGEPITAAWIASECVPRITGAPPSEPEREEHAR
- a CDS encoding DoxX family protein, which codes for MSRAPTDTPARDRAVDLALLLQRVASGALLWAFHVRPKLERFDEELATFPDPFGIGHPASFALALLSEGLCSVAVAIGIATRLSALAIVLTMGTVLMLAARGLEGADVQSALLYALLYLLPIVAGPGHLSLDHRLRHRYGAIRRRVERRILAWIASEA
- a CDS encoding YoaK family protein; its protein translation is MDRERGMSEPGAPKVPALLALTFVTGLVDAASVLGMGRVFVANMTGNVVFLGFALAGAENVSIVASLVAIAAFLGGALIGGRLSHAHVRRGVIRAFAIELACLAVATGVATLEGPSITLVLIVLLGLAMGIRNAVVRSMAIPDMTTTVLTLTLTGLAADSSLAGGTNPRWARRVAAAVTMLLGALAGALLLRFALAWVIGAAAIVEAVAIVLLERASATTAIAQPAKRHD
- a CDS encoding helix-turn-helix transcriptional regulator; this translates as MSSLHLAPRFPSELPSLRVAARDLEPAETFVGAITATDWRRASHPLVIEVRAGDRTLTLRHASIAIAEGSLVLIPPHEVHAWSAPAPGAPNDVLLAHLAPPPPAVVGIGPTAFAPVRVRSPLERNAIEDGSLASLLREIESDAATVHGSGRCRERRYVRKVREHLEREWQRNVPLDELGEIAGVSVFHLVRVFTREVGLPPHLFQVQHRLEHARSLLGRGTVCREVALHCGFADQSHFNRHFKRVMGFTPGAYAALASQPRDRRVLASLGRAAGVLASPERSAV